One Williamsia phyllosphaerae DNA segment encodes these proteins:
- a CDS encoding type 1 glutamine amidotransferase translates to MADGTSTLRIGLVLPDVMGTYGDGGNALVLRQRARMRGIDAEIIEINLDDPVPDSLDVYTLGGAEDYAQRLATRHLLRYPGLQRAAERGAPVLAICAAIQVLGHWYETSAGERVEGISMLDLTTTPQGVRSIGELVTNPTLPGLTQQLTGFENHRGGTTLGSDSTPLARVVSGHGNGEGTHVDGAVTGSVIGTYLHGPALARNPELADHLLKQALGTDELAPLPLPEIDQLRRERITAAKR, encoded by the coding sequence ATGGCTGACGGCACATCTACATTGCGCATCGGACTCGTCCTGCCCGACGTGATGGGTACCTACGGCGACGGCGGCAACGCACTGGTGCTGCGCCAGCGCGCGCGGATGCGTGGCATCGACGCGGAGATCATCGAGATCAATCTCGACGACCCCGTGCCGGACTCCCTCGACGTCTACACCCTCGGCGGCGCCGAGGACTACGCCCAACGCCTGGCGACCCGACACCTGTTGCGCTACCCCGGCTTACAGAGAGCAGCCGAGCGAGGTGCGCCCGTGCTGGCGATCTGCGCCGCGATCCAGGTGCTGGGGCATTGGTACGAGACCTCGGCCGGTGAGCGCGTCGAGGGCATCTCGATGCTCGATCTGACCACCACCCCGCAGGGCGTTCGCAGCATCGGCGAACTGGTCACCAACCCGACGCTGCCGGGCCTGACACAGCAGCTCACCGGATTCGAGAACCACCGCGGCGGAACAACTCTGGGATCCGACTCGACACCGCTCGCGCGCGTGGTGTCGGGACACGGGAACGGCGAGGGCACCCACGTCGACGGCGCGGTCACCGGTTCGGTCATCGGCACCTATCTGCACGGTCCGGCGCTGGCCCGCAACCCCGAACTCGCCGACCACCTGCTCAAGCAGGCGCTCGGCACCGACGAGCTCGCTCCCCTGCCGTTGCCCGAGATCGACCAGCTACGTCGTGAACGGATCACCGCCGCCAAACGCTGA
- a CDS encoding Mur ligase family protein, with amino-acid sequence MIGGLIAAKIDPSIMGRLAGGKRTALITGTNGKSTTTKMTTAALGTLGQVISQADGANMDAGIIAALTLGRDAPYAAIEVDELHVPHVSDAVDPDVLVLLNLSRDQLDRVGEINIIERRLREGIARHPDMTVIANCDDVLVSSAAYDAANVVWVAAGAGWANDSVSCPRSGEPIVRTDSDWYSSGTNFRRPTPTWWFDENSIHGPDGFTAPMTLTLPGKANRGNATQAVAAAVTMGADPAAAVTAVSGVGEVAGRYGVRTVGEHSVRMLLAKNPAGWQEAMSMIDPTASGLVIAVNGQVPDGEDLSWLWDVRFEHFENTAVVAAGERASDLGVRLIYAGAEHSTIPDPLAAIASCPPGRVDVLANYTAFRDLGVAIDRIERAEQRHG; translated from the coding sequence ATGATCGGTGGTCTCATCGCCGCGAAGATCGACCCGTCCATCATGGGTCGTCTGGCCGGCGGCAAGCGGACCGCGCTGATCACCGGTACAAACGGCAAGTCGACGACCACCAAGATGACCACCGCCGCCCTGGGCACCCTGGGCCAGGTGATCAGCCAGGCCGACGGCGCCAACATGGACGCCGGGATCATCGCGGCCCTCACCCTCGGACGCGACGCCCCCTACGCGGCGATCGAGGTCGACGAGCTGCACGTCCCGCACGTCAGCGACGCCGTCGACCCCGATGTGCTTGTGCTGCTGAACCTCTCGCGCGACCAGCTCGACCGTGTCGGCGAGATCAACATCATCGAGCGTCGCCTGCGTGAGGGAATCGCCCGCCACCCGGACATGACGGTGATCGCCAACTGTGACGACGTCCTCGTGTCGTCGGCGGCTTACGACGCCGCCAACGTCGTGTGGGTGGCCGCGGGCGCGGGGTGGGCGAACGACTCGGTCAGCTGCCCGCGGTCCGGTGAACCCATCGTCCGCACCGACAGCGACTGGTACAGCAGCGGAACAAACTTCCGGCGCCCCACCCCCACGTGGTGGTTCGACGAGAACTCCATCCATGGCCCCGACGGTTTCACCGCACCGATGACCCTGACACTGCCCGGAAAGGCCAACCGCGGCAATGCGACACAGGCTGTCGCCGCCGCGGTGACGATGGGGGCCGATCCGGCTGCCGCCGTGACCGCGGTGTCCGGCGTGGGCGAGGTCGCCGGACGCTACGGCGTGCGGACCGTCGGCGAACACTCCGTGCGGATGCTGCTGGCGAAGAACCCCGCGGGTTGGCAGGAGGCGATGTCGATGATCGACCCGACCGCCTCCGGCCTCGTGATCGCCGTGAACGGACAGGTCCCCGACGGCGAGGACCTCTCCTGGTTGTGGGACGTGCGCTTCGAGCACTTCGAGAACACCGCGGTGGTCGCCGCGGGCGAACGCGCCTCGGACCTCGGCGTCCGCCTCATCTATGCCGGAGCAGAGCATTCGACGATTCCCGATCCGCTCGCCGCGATCGCGTCGTGCCCTCCGGGCCGTGTCGACGTGCTCGCGAACTACACCGCGTTCCGCGACCTCGGTGTCGCGATCGACCGCATCGAGCGAGCGGAGCAGCGACATGGCTGA
- a CDS encoding EamA family transporter, whose product MSTRHRLIGLTVVLLWGVNFIAIHAGLEHFPPFFFAALRFAVMAVPVILFVPFPDVPVRWWLLYGVGFGIIQFAFLFLALANGMPTGLASLVLQSSAPFTVVLGVVLLGERMTRRQVAGIAVAIGGMVVIAIDRMQAGAGAGIIPMALTLIAGLGWAFGNLGSRLARSDNPMRLTLWMCVVPPIPLYLMSLVIEGPAAGYDAMATAFTPDGLVALAGLAYVVLLGTIVGSGLWSYLMSKHPASTVAPFSLLVPVVGITASWIALHEQPSLLQLIGAAIVIVGCLAGLMGSARKPAPVKDSQACPTLPEPPGHASRFAPGRRSRQQPAPDGPHREPVAAKAP is encoded by the coding sequence ATGTCCACTCGTCACCGCCTGATCGGCCTCACCGTGGTTCTGCTCTGGGGCGTGAACTTCATCGCCATCCACGCCGGCCTCGAGCACTTCCCACCCTTCTTCTTCGCAGCTCTGCGATTCGCGGTCATGGCGGTTCCGGTGATCCTGTTCGTCCCCTTCCCCGATGTCCCCGTTCGATGGTGGCTGCTCTACGGCGTCGGATTCGGCATCATCCAGTTCGCCTTCCTCTTTCTCGCGCTGGCGAACGGGATGCCCACCGGACTTGCGTCGCTGGTGCTGCAGTCGTCGGCGCCGTTCACGGTCGTCCTGGGCGTCGTGTTGCTCGGAGAGCGCATGACACGACGTCAGGTCGCCGGTATCGCCGTCGCCATCGGAGGGATGGTGGTCATCGCGATCGACCGGATGCAGGCCGGTGCGGGTGCGGGCATCATCCCGATGGCGTTGACCCTGATCGCCGGTCTGGGCTGGGCGTTCGGCAACCTGGGCAGCCGACTCGCCCGCAGCGACAACCCCATGCGACTCACCCTGTGGATGTGCGTCGTCCCACCGATCCCGCTGTACCTGATGAGTCTCGTCATCGAAGGCCCCGCTGCGGGCTACGACGCCATGGCCACCGCGTTCACCCCCGACGGTCTCGTTGCGCTGGCCGGTCTGGCATACGTCGTCCTGCTGGGGACCATCGTCGGATCCGGACTGTGGTCATATCTGATGAGCAAGCACCCGGCGAGCACGGTCGCCCCGTTCTCGCTGTTGGTCCCCGTGGTCGGCATCACCGCCTCGTGGATCGCGCTGCACGAGCAGCCCAGCCTGCTGCAACTGATCGGGGCGGCGATCGTCATCGTCGGCTGCCTGGCCGGACTGATGGGTTCGGCGCGCAAACCGGCTCCTGTGAAAGACTCGCAGGCATGTCCGACGCTCCCCGAACCCCCCGGGCACGCCTCCCGATTCGCACCCGGACGGCGCTCGCGGCAGCAGCCGGCGCCCGATGGGCCTCACAGAGAACCGGTCGCGGCAAAGGCTCCATGA
- a CDS encoding LysR family transcriptional regulator — protein sequence MEVRRLRILREFADRGSVGAVAGALQLTPSAVSQQLKVLARESGIDLLEQDGRGVRLTDAGRALVLRADEVIAAVDRAQDEMASRRGTSVGTVRVAMFPSATALVLPRLLTVMLDSGIEVVATDIDLTYPEAPDLLPDHDLVLTHRDERAPALASPRVTVEPLMREPIDVVVPPGHRLAGQIAVAVTDLADEDWISVRGGFPVDDVLLSLATVTGVQPRITHRINDFTAIEALVADGHGIALLPRFAVRNPEVVRLTLSGVRAARQYDLVHRPEALRRPAIRAVAQGLRDVVSTWSG from the coding sequence ATGGAAGTACGACGACTGCGCATACTCAGGGAGTTCGCCGATCGGGGCAGCGTGGGCGCGGTCGCCGGTGCCTTGCAGCTCACACCGTCGGCGGTCTCGCAGCAACTCAAGGTGCTGGCGCGGGAGTCCGGGATCGACCTGCTCGAGCAGGACGGGCGCGGCGTGCGGCTCACCGACGCGGGCCGTGCCCTGGTGTTGCGTGCGGACGAGGTCATCGCCGCCGTCGACCGCGCACAGGACGAGATGGCGTCGCGACGGGGCACCTCGGTCGGGACAGTCCGCGTCGCCATGTTCCCGTCGGCCACTGCCCTCGTGCTGCCGCGCCTGCTGACGGTGATGCTCGACAGCGGCATCGAGGTCGTCGCCACCGACATCGACCTGACGTACCCGGAGGCGCCCGATCTGCTCCCCGACCACGACCTGGTCCTCACCCACCGGGACGAACGCGCGCCTGCACTCGCGTCACCGCGTGTGACGGTCGAACCGCTGATGCGCGAACCCATCGACGTCGTGGTGCCCCCGGGACACCGGTTGGCCGGCCAGATTGCCGTCGCCGTCACCGACCTGGCCGACGAGGACTGGATCAGCGTCCGCGGTGGGTTCCCGGTCGACGACGTCCTGCTCTCGCTGGCCACGGTGACCGGGGTGCAACCGCGGATCACTCACCGCATCAACGACTTCACCGCCATCGAGGCGTTGGTCGCCGACGGTCACGGGATCGCGCTGCTCCCCAGGTTCGCCGTCCGCAACCCCGAGGTGGTGCGTCTGACCCTGTCCGGTGTGCGCGCTGCGCGGCAATACGACCTCGTCCACCGACCCGAGGCGCTGCGTCGGCCTGCGATCAGGGCGGTCGCCCAGGGGCTGCGTGACGTCGTCTCGACCTGGTCGGGGTGA
- a CDS encoding SDR family oxidoreductase has product MPTEPDNATTTPRGAERTLDGVTVVITGASSGIGASTAEALAGAGATVALFARRKDRLDELTRTIEGRDTGAAKAYGVDVTDADAVSTAIDAVATEFGGIDILVNCAGVGTWGPAVDAKLADWTAMVDVNVNGVFAATHAALPHLVAAAKGPRGISDIVNVSSIAGRRVPSFQSNVYAATKHAVGAFSEGLRQELAPEHVRVGVVEPGIVTTEMTTSGEEHAPDASTIEGLGALDPDDIAAAIVYIVTRPRHAAVNEVLIRPTEQVR; this is encoded by the coding sequence ATGCCCACCGAACCGGACAACGCGACCACGACGCCCCGCGGAGCTGAGCGGACCCTGGACGGAGTCACGGTCGTCATCACCGGCGCGTCCAGCGGCATCGGCGCGAGCACCGCCGAGGCGCTGGCCGGCGCGGGCGCGACAGTCGCGCTGTTCGCTCGACGCAAGGACCGTCTCGACGAGCTCACACGGACGATCGAGGGACGCGACACCGGCGCCGCCAAGGCCTACGGGGTGGACGTCACCGACGCCGACGCGGTCAGCACCGCCATCGATGCGGTCGCCACCGAGTTCGGCGGCATCGACATCCTCGTCAACTGCGCCGGCGTCGGCACGTGGGGGCCTGCGGTCGATGCGAAGCTGGCGGACTGGACAGCGATGGTCGACGTCAACGTCAACGGGGTGTTCGCGGCCACCCACGCCGCACTGCCGCATCTCGTCGCCGCGGCGAAAGGGCCTCGCGGCATCAGCGACATCGTCAACGTCAGTTCCATTGCCGGACGCCGGGTTCCGAGCTTCCAGAGCAACGTCTACGCGGCGACCAAACACGCGGTGGGCGCATTCTCCGAGGGCCTGCGCCAGGAACTCGCACCCGAGCACGTGCGGGTCGGTGTCGTGGAACCGGGCATCGTCACGACCGAGATGACCACCAGCGGAGAAGAACACGCACCCGATGCGAGCACGATCGAGGGGCTCGGCGCGCTCGACCCGGACGACATCGCCGCCGCGATCGTCTACATCGTCACCCGACCACGCCACGCAGCCGTCAACGAGGTCCTGATCCGCCCGACCGAACAGGTGCGATGA
- a CDS encoding flavin-containing monooxygenase, which translates to MTPQFDAVIVGAGFGGMGAAIALAQLGYSRLSILEREDDLGGTWHVNRYPGLAVDIASVTYSYSFEPNPNWTRLFAPGAELKSYAEHVAAKYDLRRSMRFGVVVERAEWDEHQQLWTVSIAGGETVTSRFLVTATGFLSQPYTPDFPGIEDFAGKIIHTTAWDQTHDFVGEKAAIIGTGATAVQLIPEIASRAHELTVFQRTPIWVVPKVDFAIPPVVRRLFARVPLTQRMARSVNNTILEGIMVVGVLHFRQAKMMNRAAALAARAHLRVSVRSKATRKALTPHYDFGCKRPTFSNKYFRTFNRGNTRLETTSIERFEPDAVVTTDGRRTPIDTLVLATGFNLWDVNFPALQIVGREGRDLGQWWRDNRFQAYEGIAIPKFPNLLSLNSPYSYSGLSYFTTIESQMAHMRRLLGELQRRDAATFEVTDRANAEFLDAVTEKLGDSVFYEGKCSSSRSYYFNQHGEAALLRPTSTSNSFHAASTFPLTDYEFA; encoded by the coding sequence ATGACACCACAGTTCGACGCAGTGATCGTGGGCGCCGGTTTCGGCGGCATGGGTGCGGCCATAGCGCTGGCCCAACTCGGATACTCGCGCCTGTCCATCCTCGAGCGCGAGGACGACCTCGGCGGGACCTGGCACGTCAACCGCTATCCCGGTCTCGCCGTGGACATCGCGTCGGTGACCTACTCGTACTCGTTCGAGCCCAATCCGAACTGGACCCGCCTGTTCGCCCCCGGTGCCGAGCTCAAGTCCTACGCCGAACACGTCGCGGCGAAGTACGACCTGCGTCGTTCGATGCGTTTCGGGGTCGTGGTGGAGCGAGCCGAATGGGATGAGCACCAGCAGCTCTGGACGGTGTCGATCGCCGGCGGCGAGACCGTCACGTCACGCTTCCTCGTCACCGCCACCGGATTCCTGTCGCAGCCCTACACCCCCGACTTCCCCGGCATCGAGGACTTCGCGGGCAAGATCATCCACACCACCGCCTGGGATCAGACGCATGACTTCGTGGGCGAGAAGGCCGCGATCATCGGGACCGGCGCCACCGCGGTACAGCTGATCCCGGAGATCGCCTCGCGCGCTCATGAACTCACCGTCTTCCAGAGAACCCCGATCTGGGTCGTCCCGAAGGTCGACTTCGCGATCCCGCCCGTCGTTCGCCGGCTCTTCGCGCGGGTACCACTCACCCAGCGGATGGCGCGGTCGGTGAACAACACCATCCTCGAGGGGATCATGGTCGTCGGTGTCCTGCACTTCCGTCAGGCCAAGATGATGAACCGGGCCGCTGCGCTCGCGGCCAGGGCTCACCTGCGGGTGTCGGTGCGCAGCAAGGCCACCCGGAAGGCTCTGACACCGCACTACGACTTCGGCTGCAAGCGTCCGACGTTCTCCAACAAGTACTTCCGGACCTTCAATCGCGGTAACACCAGGTTGGAGACGACGTCGATCGAGCGCTTCGAGCCCGACGCCGTGGTGACGACCGACGGACGCCGGACACCCATCGACACCCTGGTTCTGGCCACCGGATTCAACCTGTGGGACGTCAACTTCCCCGCCCTGCAGATCGTCGGACGCGAAGGCCGCGATCTCGGACAGTGGTGGCGCGACAACCGCTTCCAGGCCTACGAGGGCATCGCGATCCCGAAGTTCCCGAACCTGCTCAGCCTCAACAGCCCGTACAGCTACAGCGGTTTGTCATATTTCACCACCATCGAATCGCAGATGGCGCACATGCGCCGGCTGCTGGGCGAGCTGCAACGTCGCGACGCCGCGACCTTCGAGGTGACCGACCGCGCGAACGCCGAGTTCCTCGACGCCGTCACCGAGAAGCTCGGCGACTCGGTGTTCTACGAGGGCAAGTGCTCGTCGTCGCGTAGCTACTACTTCAACCAGCACGGTGAGGCGGCCCTGCTGCGCCCCACCTCGACGTCGAACAGCTTCCACGCCGCGTCGACGTTCCCGCTCACCGACTACGAGTTCGCCTGA
- the leuA gene encoding 2-isopropylmalate synthase: MPAADSFTSGVSRIVEPTGPIPSEQPSWNTQRNSAMPSHRYRSFADEVETISVPDRTWPDKVIDRAPQWCAVDLRDGNQALIDPMSPARKRRMFDLLVRMGYKEIEVGFPSASQTDYDFVREIIEDNAIPDDVTIQVLTQCRDELIERTFDACRGANRVIVHFYNSTSVLQRRVVFRADQDSITKIATDAAHKCKTVEKDYPETQWRYQYSPESYTGTELSYAKAICDAVTEIIAPTPDNPIILNLPATVEMATPNVYADSIEWMHRNLARRDSVILSLHPHNDRGTAVAAAELGYQAGADRIEGCLFGNGERTGNVCLVTLGLNLFTRGVDPQISFSDIDEIRRTVEYCNQLGVPERHPYGGDLVYTAFSGSHQDAINKGLDAMKVDADAAGSDIDDMYWQVPYLPVDPKDVGRNYEAVIRVNSQSGKGGVAYIMKADHGLSMPRRLQIEFSREIQKITDGEGGEVSPKEMWDVFADEYLSPIRPLERIRQRVDASETDGGEDRMTAVVKVDGVEKEISGAGNGPLAAFSDALSTVGYDIRLLDYSEHTLTASVDASAVSYVEAEIDGETVWGVGIATSITTASLRAVVSAVNRAHRKRHGIATPADEGQAPRTWAP, translated from the coding sequence ATGCCAGCAGCAGACAGTTTCACCTCCGGAGTCAGCCGCATCGTCGAGCCGACCGGACCCATCCCCTCCGAACAGCCCTCCTGGAACACCCAGCGGAATTCCGCGATGCCGTCACATCGGTACCGCTCGTTCGCCGACGAGGTCGAGACCATCTCGGTCCCCGACCGCACCTGGCCCGACAAGGTCATCGATCGCGCACCCCAGTGGTGCGCGGTGGACCTGCGTGACGGCAACCAGGCCCTGATCGATCCGATGAGCCCCGCGCGCAAGCGCCGCATGTTCGACCTGCTCGTGCGGATGGGCTACAAGGAGATCGAGGTCGGCTTCCCCTCGGCCAGCCAGACCGATTACGACTTCGTCCGCGAGATCATCGAGGACAACGCCATCCCCGACGACGTCACCATCCAGGTGCTGACGCAGTGCCGCGACGAGCTGATCGAGCGGACGTTCGACGCGTGCCGTGGCGCGAACCGCGTGATCGTGCACTTCTACAACTCCACCTCGGTGCTACAGCGGCGGGTCGTGTTCCGCGCCGACCAGGACTCGATCACCAAGATCGCCACCGACGCCGCGCACAAGTGCAAGACGGTCGAGAAGGACTACCCCGAGACCCAGTGGCGCTACCAGTACTCACCGGAGTCGTACACCGGTACCGAACTGAGCTACGCCAAGGCGATCTGTGACGCCGTCACCGAGATCATCGCGCCCACACCGGACAACCCGATCATCCTCAACCTGCCCGCCACGGTCGAGATGGCGACGCCCAACGTCTACGCGGACTCGATCGAGTGGATGCACCGCAACCTCGCCCGGCGCGATTCGGTGATCCTGAGCCTGCACCCGCACAACGATCGCGGAACCGCCGTCGCCGCAGCCGAACTCGGCTACCAGGCCGGCGCCGATCGCATCGAGGGTTGCCTGTTCGGCAACGGTGAGCGCACCGGCAACGTGTGTCTGGTGACGCTGGGGCTCAACCTGTTCACCCGTGGCGTCGACCCGCAGATCAGCTTCTCCGACATCGACGAGATCCGTCGCACCGTCGAGTACTGCAACCAGCTGGGCGTCCCCGAGCGTCACCCCTACGGTGGCGATCTGGTCTACACCGCCTTCTCCGGCAGCCACCAGGACGCGATCAACAAGGGCCTCGATGCGATGAAGGTCGACGCCGACGCGGCCGGTTCCGACATCGACGACATGTACTGGCAGGTCCCGTATCTGCCGGTCGACCCCAAGGACGTCGGTCGCAACTACGAGGCCGTGATCCGCGTCAACAGCCAGTCCGGCAAGGGCGGCGTCGCGTACATCATGAAGGCCGATCACGGGCTGTCGATGCCGCGTCGTCTGCAGATCGAGTTCAGCCGCGAGATCCAGAAGATCACCGACGGCGAGGGTGGCGAGGTGTCGCCGAAGGAGATGTGGGACGTCTTCGCCGACGAGTACCTCAGCCCGATCCGGCCGCTCGAGCGGATCCGCCAGCGTGTCGACGCGTCCGAGACCGACGGCGGCGAGGACCGGATGACCGCGGTGGTCAAGGTCGACGGCGTGGAGAAGGAGATCTCGGGTGCGGGCAACGGCCCCCTCGCCGCGTTCTCCGATGCGCTGAGCACGGTCGGCTACGACATCCGCCTGCTCGACTACAGCGAGCACACGCTCACCGCCAGCGTCGACGCCAGTGCGGTCAGCTACGTCGAGGCCGAGATCGACGGCGAGACGGTGTGGGGTGTCGGTATCGCCACCTCCATCACGACGGCGTCGCTGCGCGCGGTGGTCTCCGCGGTCAACCGCGCCCACCGTAAGCGCCACGGCATCGCCACCCCCGCCGACGAAGGACAGGCCCCGCGCACCTGGGCTCCGTAG
- a CDS encoding FUSC family protein → MGPPVPVTHAAQVPPPRPSVRELFFTVRGIGSRWPAATRSMAALAVPAVILWFAGLGHEALFAALGSFGVLYGENRPYRIRWRVIVIASAVMIASVAIMSTLGHVVGTDSSTTAELGIVAVSVVIAGLAVYAGNALRLGPPGPLFVVLTGGIAATVARHGVAPLVLIGCTAAGAAGSLVAGMSPALLGRSRPQLASVDAAIAAIDDYIDADAPRSSPLRHGASGHLLHAWSVLHDAAETDSALAQQLWASHERLHRGSTPMTDATAGTFPTPLPRPTVRQRLRASAHPRSHAAIAAMRVMVAAAAAGGLSVALGLTRPDWAIVAVVLVLQLGPDRIRGALRGAHRLAGTAVGLVLFALLHAAQPTTIALIGILAVLSFTIEITVVSNYGLAATAITPLALLMSATGPAIWEPARDRLIETALGVVLGVAALWIVDARAHRRTTRWTRDEAVDDVVTLLDLLETRPPDTDEGRVRRRDVQWALMEAEMAATESAIDDPAWARDDWPAHVRLRHLGYETLAECWKAAPGTTVDRSALSELRALSDRVS, encoded by the coding sequence GTGGGGCCACCCGTTCCGGTGACCCACGCCGCCCAGGTCCCGCCACCCCGGCCGTCGGTCCGGGAGCTGTTTTTCACGGTCCGTGGCATCGGATCGAGGTGGCCGGCCGCAACCCGGTCGATGGCGGCGCTGGCGGTACCCGCGGTCATCTTGTGGTTCGCCGGGCTGGGGCACGAGGCGCTCTTCGCGGCGCTCGGTTCGTTCGGGGTCCTCTACGGCGAGAACCGTCCTTACCGGATCCGGTGGCGGGTCATCGTCATCGCGTCGGCGGTGATGATCGCGTCGGTGGCGATCATGTCGACCCTCGGCCACGTGGTCGGGACCGACAGTTCGACGACGGCCGAACTCGGGATCGTCGCGGTGTCGGTCGTCATCGCCGGCCTCGCGGTCTACGCAGGCAACGCGCTGCGGCTCGGTCCGCCCGGTCCGCTCTTCGTCGTGCTGACCGGTGGGATCGCGGCCACCGTCGCGCGCCACGGCGTCGCCCCACTCGTGCTGATCGGATGCACCGCGGCCGGTGCGGCCGGGTCGTTGGTCGCCGGGATGTCGCCTGCGCTGCTGGGTCGCTCACGGCCACAGCTGGCGTCGGTCGACGCTGCGATCGCGGCCATCGACGACTACATCGACGCCGACGCCCCGCGCAGCTCACCGCTGCGACACGGAGCGTCCGGACACCTCCTCCACGCGTGGAGCGTCCTGCACGACGCCGCCGAGACCGACAGTGCTTTGGCCCAACAACTCTGGGCATCCCACGAGCGCCTGCACCGCGGTAGCACCCCGATGACCGATGCGACCGCCGGCACCTTCCCGACCCCTCTGCCCCGACCGACGGTCCGACAACGTCTGCGCGCCTCGGCCCACCCACGTAGTCACGCCGCGATCGCGGCGATGCGGGTGATGGTGGCGGCCGCCGCCGCAGGCGGTCTGTCCGTCGCGTTGGGACTGACGCGTCCGGACTGGGCGATCGTCGCCGTGGTGCTGGTCCTGCAGCTGGGCCCGGATCGGATCCGCGGTGCCCTTCGGGGTGCGCACCGACTGGCCGGCACGGCGGTCGGTCTCGTGCTGTTCGCCCTCCTGCACGCGGCGCAACCCACCACGATCGCGCTCATCGGGATTCTCGCCGTCCTCAGCTTCACCATCGAGATCACCGTCGTCAGCAACTACGGACTGGCGGCGACCGCCATCACGCCACTGGCGCTGCTCATGTCGGCGACCGGTCCCGCGATCTGGGAACCGGCGCGCGACCGACTCATCGAGACCGCGTTGGGTGTCGTGCTGGGCGTCGCGGCCCTGTGGATCGTCGACGCCAGGGCACACCGTCGCACCACCAGGTGGACCCGTGACGAGGCCGTCGACGACGTCGTCACGTTGCTCGATCTGCTCGAGACGCGTCCGCCCGACACCGACGAGGGCCGGGTGCGTCGACGCGATGTGCAGTGGGCGCTGATGGAGGCGGAGATGGCGGCGACCGAGAGCGCCATCGACGACCCGGCGTGGGCGCGTGACGACTGGCCCGCGCACGTCCGACTCCGCCACCTCGGCTACGAGACACTCGCCGAGTGCTGGAAGGCCGCTCCGGGGACCACGGTGGATCGGTCCGCGCTGTCGGAGCTGCGCGCTCTGAGCGACCGGGTGTCGTGA
- a CDS encoding nitroreductase family protein yields MHELFEKRWSARGLDSSATISDDDLTAVLDAGRWAPTWGATQPVRFVVGVRGDETFTTLTGILSRGNQPWAPAAAALILVCTRNEPEDENAHTYGAVDLGIATAQMIIQAVALGYVAHPMAGFESAAAIERLQIPAGERPLVLLAIGTLADPSTVDEKIAEKDARERTRLPLEQVAYASRWGHPFR; encoded by the coding sequence ATGCATGAACTCTTCGAAAAACGCTGGAGTGCACGAGGACTCGACTCCTCGGCGACCATCTCCGACGATGACCTGACCGCCGTCCTCGACGCAGGCCGGTGGGCTCCGACCTGGGGTGCCACGCAGCCGGTTCGCTTCGTGGTCGGGGTGCGCGGCGACGAGACGTTCACCACACTGACCGGCATCCTCAGCCGCGGGAACCAGCCGTGGGCGCCCGCCGCGGCGGCGCTGATCCTGGTCTGCACCCGTAACGAGCCCGAGGACGAGAACGCCCACACCTACGGTGCGGTGGACCTCGGTATCGCGACCGCGCAGATGATCATCCAGGCCGTCGCGCTCGGGTACGTCGCGCATCCGATGGCCGGCTTCGAGTCGGCCGCCGCGATCGAGCGACTCCAGATCCCTGCGGGCGAACGACCGCTCGTGCTGCTGGCGATCGGCACCCTGGCCGACCCGTCGACGGTGGACGAGAAGATCGCCGAGAAGGACGCCCGCGAACGCACCCGACTCCCCCTCGAGCAGGTCGCCTACGCGTCGCGGTGGGGCCACCCGTTCCGGTGA